From Hippoglossus stenolepis isolate QCI-W04-F060 chromosome 6, HSTE1.2, whole genome shotgun sequence, a single genomic window includes:
- the LOC118111006 gene encoding kazrin-A-like, which produces MSQWRAGTVQAWLEVVMAMPMYIRTCSENIKSGKVLLGLTDEDLELGLGVSSLMHRRKLRLAIEDYRDAENGRGLSKAADMDHHWVAKAWLSDVGLPQYAQAFHNHLVDGRMLNSLTRRDLERHLNITKKFHQVSLQLGIELLHLLNFDKEALQARRVQCEHQNVDPLVWTSHRVIKWIRDIDMKEFAEGLLNSGVHGAVMVLDPTFNTDAMATALGIANSKHMVRRHLVEEMKALIGSARTDAKQDYERLGPGTPPTPHRQNSLGRPPSSAGRHTDDEGSLRRRAVKVVNKKTSPLRNQLWPPTGFSPKGRSGRDLSCHGSYSSLPRDVRDQTPPRTEGSPIHGYTSIEVSNV; this is translated from the exons ATGTCACAGTGGAGGGCGGGTACTGTGCAGGCCTGGCTAGAGGTTGTCATGGCGATGCCCATGTACATCCGCACCTGCTCAGAAAACATCAAGAGTGGCAAG GTCTTACTGGGGCTGACAGATGAGGACCTGGAGCTGGGTTTAGGTGTCAGCAGTTTAATGCATCGCCGGAAACTTCGCCTGGCCATCGAGGACTACAGAGATGCTGAGAACGGTAGAGG GCTGTCCAAGGCTGCAGACATGGACCACCACTGGGTGGCCAAGGCCTGGTTAAGCGATGTGGGCTTGCCTCAGTACGCCCAGGCCTTTCACAATCACTTGGTGGACGGCCGCATGCTTAACTCCCTCACACGCCGGGACCTTGAACGTCACCTCAACATCACCAAGAAGTTCCACCAGGTCAGCCTGCAGCTGGGCATCGAACTGCTGCACCTACTCAACTTTGACAAGGAG GCACTGCAGGCTCGCCGGGTGCAGTGTGAGCATCAGAACGTGGATCCACTGGTGTGGACGTCTCATCGGGTCATCAAGTGGATCCGAGACATTGATATGAAG GAGTTTGCAGAAGGTCTCCTTAACAGTGGAGTTCATGGAGCCGTCATGGTGCTTGACCCCACGTTCAACACTGACGCCATGGCAACAGCACTGGGGATTGCCAACAGCAAGCACATGGTTCGTCGACACCTCGTCGAGGAGATGAAGGCCCTGATTGGCTCTGCCAG GACAGATGCCAAACAGGACTATGAGCGTTTAGGCCCGGGAACACCACCGACCCCACATCGCCAGAACTCGCTGGGCCGACCACCCAGCTCTGCCGGTCGACACACTGATGACGAGGGTTCGCTGAGACGGAGGGCTGTCAAGgtggtaaacaaaaaaacttccCCTCTTCGGAATCAGCTTTGG CCTCCAACAGGCTTCAGCCCCAAAGGCCGCAGTGGGCGGGACTTGAGTTGCCATGGCAGCTACAGCTCTCTTCCGCGGGATGTTCGAGACCAGACTCCGCCCAGAACCGAGGGAAGTCCGATTCACGGGTACACCAGCATCGAGGTCTCCAACGTGTGA
- the tmem51a gene encoding transmembrane protein 51a has protein sequence MRSSLDVPPSRLGRGGTAIIPHNNINRENTGNSGSQYALCALGVGLIALGIVMIVWSVVPADASSNNSSSSGEAIDTGSRKNKASSVAFVLVGSGVVMLLLSLCVGMRNKQREQRSLLEAQNNGGVADMEQEERETPEEQAQRYAVPSYEEAVGSGNYPVRQSNHCPSPSHLPSYDDLVEVDRVQYEYEGSEVPNTGSQPPAPASTAPSAAASASNRRAGKTTRNFLPIKIRRIKSEKLHMKNIDNSQPAAGISIEPLTPPPQYEDKLPPI, from the exons ATGCGTTCCAGTTTGGATGTACCACCGAGCCGCCTTGGCAGAGGAGGAACTGCCATCATCCCCCATAACAATAtcaacagagaaaacactggaAACTCCGGTTCCCAGTATGCTCTCTGTGCTCTCGGTGTTGGGCTCATCGCCCTGGGAATAGTGATGATTGTGTGGAGCGTCGTACCCGCAGACGCATCCAGTAATAACAGTAGCAGCTCAGGAGAAGCCATTGACACTGGgagcaggaaaaataaagcGTCGTCTGTGGCCTTCGTCTTGGTGGGTTCTGGGGTGGTCATGCTGCTGTTGTCCTTGTGTGTGGGAATGAGGAACAAACAGCGAGAGCAGCGGAGTCTCCTGGAGGCCCAGAACAACGGAGGAGTGGCAGATATGgagcaagaggagagagaaac TCCTGAGGAACAAGCCCAGAGGTATGCTGTACCCAGCTATGAAGAGGCCGTGGGCAGTGGCAACTACCCCGTTCGTCAGAGCAACCATTGCCCAAGCCCCTCACATCTACCTTCCTACGACGACCTGGTTGAAGTCGATAGAGTGCAGTATGAATATGAGGGATCGGAGGTCCCAAATACCGGATCGCAGCCACCTGCCCCGGCTTCCACTGCTCCCTCGGCTGCCGCCTCCGCATCAAACCGTAGAGCCGGAAAAACTACCCGCAATTTCCTCCCCATCAAGATCCGCAGGATTAAATCAGAGAAGCTgcacatgaaaaacattgataaCTCTCAGCCAGCAGCTGGAATCAGTATAGAGCCGCTCACTCCACCACCGCAGTATGAAGACAAATTGCCTCCAATTTAA